A window from Deinococcus misasensis DSM 22328 encodes these proteins:
- the mqnP gene encoding menaquinone biosynthesis prenyltransferase MqnP encodes MHYSGEVQARLKTYLDFVRFEHTIFALPFAYAGMFFAAQSQGRWPTWLEFLWITLAMAGARTAAMAANRLIDASIDAKNPRTANREIPKGKIKPLQAVVLTVVSLGVLWFAAAQLNPLAVKLLPIAVVFLILYPYTKRFTWLCHAWLGITDGAAAAGGWIAITGTWDMGAIALWMVVVFWMIGLDVIYATQDHDFDRQNNVQSIPARFGIPTALKIAAWSHFLTFALLIYSGYVIGTSWAFYLAAVIMGGILFYEHRIINPKDLTKVNIAFFDANSWLALTMLAGTVLDVIIR; translated from the coding sequence ATGCATTATTCTGGTGAGGTGCAAGCTCGACTGAAAACCTACCTGGACTTTGTCCGGTTCGAACACACCATCTTTGCCCTTCCCTTTGCCTACGCAGGCATGTTCTTTGCCGCCCAGAGTCAGGGCAGGTGGCCCACCTGGCTTGAGTTTCTGTGGATCACGCTGGCCATGGCAGGGGCAAGAACCGCTGCCATGGCGGCAAACCGCCTGATCGATGCCAGCATCGATGCCAAAAACCCCCGCACGGCCAACCGGGAGATTCCCAAAGGCAAAATCAAACCCTTGCAAGCGGTGGTCCTGACAGTGGTTTCTCTGGGGGTGTTGTGGTTTGCAGCAGCACAACTGAATCCTCTGGCCGTCAAACTGCTGCCCATTGCTGTGGTGTTTCTGATCCTTTACCCCTACACCAAGCGGTTCACATGGCTCTGTCACGCATGGCTCGGCATCACGGATGGGGCTGCAGCAGCAGGGGGATGGATTGCCATCACTGGAACGTGGGACATGGGAGCCATTGCACTCTGGATGGTGGTGGTGTTCTGGATGATCGGCCTGGATGTGATTTACGCCACGCAAGACCACGATTTTGACCGCCAAAACAACGTCCAGAGCATTCCGGCCCGTTTCGGCATTCCCACGGCCCTGAAAATTGCAGCGTGGTCGCACTTTCTGACCTTTGCCCTGTTGATTTACTCGGGTTACGTGATTGGGACCAGTTGGGCGTTTTATCTGGCTGCGGTGATCATGGGGGGCATTTTGTTTTACGAGCACCGCATCATCAATCCCAAAGACCTGACCAAAGTGAACATCGCGTTTTTTGATGCCAACAGTTGGCTGGCCCTGACCATGCTGGCAGGCACCGTTCTGGATGTCATCATTCGGTAG
- a CDS encoding sensor histidine kinase, translating to MTLRWRLTLLYTTAMGLILSFIMVMVFTVMTRIIETNIQNDLKRGVNQLVSIQRNTETYAIGNRIPWELFPDLYGQLDSYLLYPDTNLLTLQGKDLIPQHIEHSTSLVTLLGDGLNSLEFQPPDYSRMVRAGQNNEVVFTSLEIKNVNKENRHLEVISVMVQISNPNFPIYQGILHLARDTTEIQDVFRALKTVLFFVTLLAIVGMGFTIYGVSARALKPLRYVQAAAETITEKNLSSRVPVPNTHDEVESLASTINEALARLEKSFEMQRRFTSDASHELRTPVTAIGGHAGYLLRRTNPSPQQTESLTIIKNESERLSHLIQSLLELARADAGSVNMNLQPMLALPFMEDLQREMKPILGQAELLVEGQEFAFMADPSRMKQVMINLISNALKAGSTRIILQGKLENKEVHFMVQDNGPGIAEEHLTKLFDRFYRVQESRNRDEGGSGLGLSIVKTIIDAHQGRVWFASRVGEGTTVHVVLPYREVVTEE from the coding sequence ATGACTTTACGCTGGCGACTCACCCTGCTTTACACCACCGCAATGGGCTTGATCCTGAGTTTCATCATGGTGATGGTGTTCACCGTCATGACCCGCATCATTGAAACCAACATCCAGAACGATTTGAAAAGGGGGGTCAACCAGCTGGTGTCCATCCAGAGAAACACCGAAACCTATGCCATTGGAAACAGAATTCCATGGGAGTTGTTTCCTGATCTCTATGGACAGTTGGATTCTTATTTGCTTTATCCGGACACCAATTTGCTCACCTTGCAGGGCAAAGACCTGATTCCTCAACACATCGAACACAGCACCAGTCTGGTCACCCTGCTGGGAGATGGCCTCAACAGCCTGGAATTCCAACCCCCAGACTATTCCCGCATGGTCCGGGCAGGTCAGAACAATGAAGTGGTGTTCACCAGTCTGGAAATCAAAAACGTCAACAAGGAGAACCGTCATCTGGAAGTGATTTCGGTGATGGTGCAGATCTCCAATCCCAACTTTCCGATCTATCAGGGCATCTTGCACCTCGCCCGGGACACCACCGAAATTCAGGATGTGTTCCGGGCCCTGAAAACCGTGCTGTTTTTTGTGACCCTGCTGGCCATTGTTGGCATGGGTTTCACCATTTATGGGGTTTCTGCACGGGCACTCAAGCCGTTGCGTTACGTGCAGGCAGCAGCAGAAACCATCACCGAAAAGAACCTCAGTTCAAGGGTTCCGGTGCCCAACACCCACGATGAAGTGGAATCTCTGGCCTCCACCATCAATGAAGCGCTTGCCCGTCTGGAGAAATCTTTCGAGATGCAAAGGCGCTTCACCAGCGATGCCAGCCACGAACTGCGCACCCCCGTCACCGCCATTGGGGGACATGCAGGTTACCTGCTGAGGCGCACCAACCCGAGCCCCCAGCAGACCGAAAGCCTGACCATCATCAAAAACGAATCCGAGCGCCTCTCGCACCTGATCCAGAGCCTTCTGGAGCTGGCCCGTGCCGATGCAGGAAGCGTCAACATGAACCTGCAACCGATGCTGGCCCTGCCTTTCATGGAAGACTTGCAACGCGAAATGAAGCCGATCCTCGGGCAGGCAGAATTGCTGGTGGAGGGACAGGAATTTGCCTTCATGGCCGATCCTTCACGCATGAAACAGGTGATGATCAACCTGATCAGCAACGCCCTGAAAGCCGGATCCACCCGCATCATCCTGCAAGGCAAACTGGAAAACAAAGAGGTGCATTTCATGGTGCAGGACAACGGTCCAGGCATCGCAGAAGAACACCTCACCAAACTGTTTGACCGTTTCTACCGGGTTCAGGAGTCCCGCAATCGGGATGAAGGGGGCAGCGGACTGGGCCTCTCGATTGTGAAGACCATCATCGATGCCCATCAGGGACGGGTGTGGTTCGCGTCCAGAGTGGGAGAAGGCACCACCGTGCATGTGGTTCTTCCGTACCGCGAAGTGGTGACAGAAGAATGA
- the lepB gene encoding signal peptidase I codes for MKKTLLKIWDAIKEFVIVIALTTFVVSFPGVSGNSMMPTLRTGERMVIPKYETWMHRMGIGSFQRGDIVVFKPPADHKASWRAFPTDQMTLWHFIPYYVKRVVAVSGDTVRIEEGRVYVNNKEVDFQTIENYWQAQGCWDNSPESITANFIRADAEKQLVKKTFKVPEGEYFLMGDNRSEYGSSDSRAFGSVPLDRIAGRVGYIVFPFWRKTNASGGCDDQLVNLSGGLELNLRQP; via the coding sequence ATGAAAAAAACCTTACTGAAAATCTGGGATGCCATCAAAGAATTTGTGATTGTGATTGCCTTGACCACCTTCGTGGTGTCTTTTCCGGGGGTCAGTGGAAACAGCATGATGCCCACCCTGCGCACCGGAGAACGCATGGTCATCCCCAAATACGAAACTTGGATGCACCGCATGGGCATCGGAAGTTTCCAGAGGGGCGACATCGTGGTGTTCAAGCCCCCCGCTGATCACAAGGCCTCATGGCGGGCTTTTCCCACCGACCAGATGACCCTCTGGCATTTCATTCCTTACTACGTCAAACGGGTGGTGGCCGTGTCAGGAGACACCGTCCGCATCGAAGAAGGCCGTGTCTACGTGAACAACAAGGAAGTGGATTTCCAGACCATCGAAAATTACTGGCAAGCACAGGGATGCTGGGACAACAGCCCGGAGTCCATCACCGCCAACTTCATCCGCGCAGATGCAGAAAAACAACTGGTCAAAAAGACCTTCAAAGTGCCAGAGGGCGAATACTTCCTGATGGGCGACAACCGTTCCGAATACGGCAGCTCTGACTCCCGTGCTTTTGGATCAGTGCCTCTGGACCGCATTGCAGGTCGGGTGGGGTACATTGTTTTCCCATTCTGGCGCAAAACCAACGCTTCAGGCGGATGTGACGATCAACTTGTCAACCTCTCGGGTGGGCTGGAATTGAACTTGCGTCAACCCTGA
- a CDS encoding response regulator transcription factor — translation MERKPLVLVIEDEKDIARFIELELAAEGYATEVAFDGVTGLSKFREVNPDLVILDLMLPVLDGLEVARRIRKTSNTPILILTAKDSIQDKVEGLDAGADDYLIKPFSIEELLARVRAHLRRVNPAVTGEVRVADLVMNLDGREIFRGGRRVELSAKEFELLELLARNPGKVFSRFEIEEKVWPEYTGGSNVVDVYIGYLRRKLEEGGERRLIHTVRGVGYVLREE, via the coding sequence ATGGAACGCAAACCCCTGGTCCTCGTGATCGAAGACGAAAAAGACATCGCACGCTTCATTGAACTTGAGCTCGCCGCAGAGGGTTACGCCACCGAAGTCGCCTTCGACGGAGTGACCGGGCTGTCCAAATTCCGTGAAGTCAACCCCGACCTGGTGATCCTTGACCTGATGCTCCCCGTGCTGGACGGTCTCGAAGTGGCCCGCCGCATCCGCAAAACCAGCAACACTCCCATCCTGATCCTGACCGCCAAAGACAGCATTCAGGACAAGGTGGAAGGGCTGGATGCCGGCGCAGACGATTACCTGATCAAACCCTTCTCCATTGAAGAATTGCTCGCTCGGGTGCGTGCCCACCTGCGCCGCGTGAACCCCGCTGTGACCGGCGAAGTGCGTGTGGCCGACCTGGTGATGAACCTTGACGGACGTGAAATCTTCCGTGGAGGCCGCCGCGTTGAGCTTTCTGCCAAAGAATTCGAATTGCTCGAACTGCTGGCCCGCAACCCTGGCAAAGTCTTCTCCCGTTTTGAAATCGAAGAGAAAGTCTGGCCCGAGTACACCGGTGGCAGCAACGTCGTGGACGTGTACATCGGCTACCTGCGTCGCAAACTGGAAGAAGGCGGAGAACGCCGCCTGATCCACACCGTGCGTGGCGTAGGCTACGTGCTGCGCGAAGAATAA
- a CDS encoding adenylate/guanylate cyclase domain-containing protein yields MSISTPTKQFVTVVFMDLVGSTALAQRMTLEQYGELMSEVLQVGYLRVALFGGRVLQHQGDALVCLFDGNKVESALRLAQECHKRIHEIGAAQRVGAHLQLRIGVATGEVLSLNAGVTLAVYGLPVNMSRRLCSRAEPDMTLVCERTYQGSPPEAVFSEFDGASLKDFARENVYQFHWV; encoded by the coding sequence ATGAGCATCAGCACCCCAACCAAACAATTTGTCACGGTGGTCTTCATGGATCTGGTGGGCTCCACGGCTCTGGCCCAGCGCATGACGCTGGAACAGTACGGTGAACTCATGAGTGAAGTCCTGCAAGTGGGGTACCTCAGGGTGGCCCTGTTTGGAGGCCGGGTGCTGCAACATCAGGGGGACGCTCTGGTCTGCCTCTTTGATGGAAACAAAGTCGAAAGTGCCCTCAGGCTTGCACAGGAATGCCACAAACGCATCCACGAAATTGGCGCAGCCCAGAGGGTTGGCGCACATCTGCAACTGCGCATCGGGGTGGCCACCGGAGAGGTGCTCTCACTGAATGCCGGGGTGACTCTGGCGGTGTATGGGCTTCCGGTGAACATGAGCCGGAGGTTGTGCTCCAGAGCCGAACCGGACATGACCCTGGTGTGTGAACGCACCTATCAGGGCTCTCCACCTGAAGCGGTGTTCTCAGAATTTGATGGGGCTTCCCTGAAAGATTTTGCCCGCGAGAACGTTTACCAGTTCCACTGGGTGTGA